One window from the genome of Amycolatopsis sp. NBC_01480 encodes:
- a CDS encoding UDP-N-acetylmuramate dehydrogenase — MNPADPAAQPRLAEHTTLRLGGPARRFVRAGTSEDLVAAVRAADEAGEPVLLLGGGSNLVVADEGFAGTLVQVANTGWTRDGDVVEVAAGQGWDEFVAGLAEAGLGGLECLSGIPGSVGATPIQNVGAYGCEVAESLVSLELYDRAAREVRTVKADELGFAYRTSVLKGTDAGVVLSVRFRVDPSGESAPVRYAELARTLGVEIGARVPAAAARDAVLGLRRGKGMVLDPADHDTWSAGSFFTNPIVPSGDVEAVLARIGEAVGADVAIPQYPAEGGAKLSAAWLIERAGFAKGHPGPGGRVSLSTKHTLALTNRGGATTADLLALAREVRDGVEARFGVTLHPEPLLIGCTL, encoded by the coding sequence GTGAACCCCGCCGATCCCGCCGCCCAGCCCCGCCTCGCCGAGCACACGACGCTGCGGCTCGGCGGGCCCGCCCGCCGGTTCGTGCGGGCCGGGACCAGCGAAGACCTCGTCGCCGCCGTGCGGGCGGCCGACGAGGCCGGCGAACCGGTGCTGCTGCTCGGCGGCGGGTCGAACCTGGTGGTGGCCGACGAGGGCTTCGCGGGCACGCTCGTCCAGGTCGCGAACACCGGCTGGACCCGCGACGGCGACGTGGTCGAGGTGGCCGCCGGGCAGGGCTGGGACGAGTTCGTCGCGGGCCTGGCCGAGGCGGGCCTCGGCGGGCTCGAGTGCCTGTCCGGCATCCCCGGCTCGGTCGGTGCGACGCCGATCCAGAACGTCGGCGCGTACGGCTGCGAGGTGGCCGAATCCCTCGTCTCGCTGGAGCTTTACGACCGAGCTGCGCGCGAGGTACGCACGGTCAAGGCCGACGAACTCGGCTTCGCCTACCGCACCAGCGTGCTCAAGGGCACCGACGCCGGCGTGGTGCTGAGCGTGCGGTTCCGGGTGGACCCCAGCGGCGAGTCCGCGCCCGTCCGGTACGCCGAGCTGGCGCGCACGCTGGGCGTCGAGATCGGCGCGAGGGTCCCCGCCGCGGCCGCGCGCGACGCCGTCCTCGGCCTGCGCCGCGGCAAGGGCATGGTGCTCGACCCGGCCGACCACGACACGTGGAGCGCGGGCTCGTTCTTCACCAATCCGATCGTGCCGTCCGGGGACGTCGAGGCGGTGCTGGCGCGCATCGGCGAAGCGGTCGGAGCGGACGTCGCGATCCCGCAGTACCCGGCCGAAGGCGGCGCGAAGCTGTCCGCGGCCTGGCTGATCGAGCGCGCGGGCTTCGCGAAGGGCCACCCCGGCCCAGGCGGCCGCGTTTCGCTGTCGACGAAGCACACGCTCGCCCTCACGAACCGCGGCGGCGCCACGACGGCGGACCTGCTCGCGCTCGCCCGCGAAGTCCGCGACGGCGTCGAGGCGCGCTTCGGCGTCACGCTGCACCCCGAGCCGCTGCTGATCGGCTGCACGCTCTAA
- a CDS encoding L,D-transpeptidase: MIERRSVFKAALAAGAAALVAACSGSNDGNAVPQGGSGDDGGKPVAPVAKITATPAVDAQDASVREPVVVKVAEGKLTEVKVTNSDGEDVKGDLTADGLTWTSSEQLGYGKTYTYAAKATGTDNRPAEFTGSFKTVAPAKQLRATLNPADNAHVGVAMPISVKFASAPKDRAAVEKALKVTTDSNVEGSWGWLSATQVDWRPKEYWPENITVSVEANLYGVDLGGGSYGKADVTTKFKIGRNQVVKVNTPDHTMKVYRGGAEHKSYPCSNGLDSDVDRNTPNGTFIVMSKEPTARFDNARYGYTNVNKKWACRISNHGEYIHENQDNAAAIGKTNNSHGCVNLLDADAKDFFDSALIGDPVEVTGSRLSSPTGSDVKDWFYDWSAWRGLSANK; encoded by the coding sequence GTGATCGAACGGCGCTCGGTGTTCAAAGCCGCGCTCGCCGCGGGGGCGGCCGCGCTGGTGGCGGCGTGTTCCGGGAGCAACGACGGCAACGCGGTGCCGCAGGGCGGCAGCGGGGACGACGGGGGCAAGCCGGTCGCACCGGTGGCGAAGATCACCGCGACCCCGGCCGTCGACGCCCAGGACGCGAGCGTGCGCGAGCCGGTGGTGGTCAAGGTGGCCGAAGGCAAGCTCACCGAGGTGAAGGTCACCAACTCCGACGGCGAGGACGTCAAGGGCGATCTGACGGCTGACGGCCTGACCTGGACCAGCTCCGAGCAGCTCGGCTACGGCAAGACCTACACGTACGCGGCGAAGGCGACCGGCACCGACAACCGCCCGGCCGAGTTCACGGGCTCGTTCAAGACCGTCGCGCCGGCCAAGCAGCTGCGCGCCACGCTGAACCCCGCCGACAACGCGCACGTGGGCGTCGCGATGCCGATCAGCGTCAAGTTCGCTTCGGCGCCGAAGGACCGCGCGGCCGTCGAGAAGGCGCTGAAGGTGACCACCGACTCCAACGTCGAGGGCTCGTGGGGCTGGCTGTCGGCGACGCAGGTCGACTGGCGCCCCAAGGAGTACTGGCCGGAGAACATCACCGTGAGCGTGGAGGCGAACCTCTACGGCGTCGACCTGGGCGGCGGCTCGTACGGCAAGGCCGACGTCACCACGAAGTTCAAGATCGGCCGCAACCAGGTGGTCAAGGTGAACACCCCGGACCACACGATGAAGGTCTACCGCGGCGGCGCCGAGCACAAGAGCTACCCGTGCAGCAACGGCCTGGACAGCGACGTGGACCGCAACACCCCCAACGGCACGTTCATCGTGATGTCCAAGGAGCCGACCGCTCGGTTCGACAACGCGCGCTACGGCTACACGAACGTCAACAAGAAGTGGGCCTGCCGGATCTCCAACCACGGCGAGTACATCCACGAAAACCAGGACAACGCCGCGGCCATCGGCAAGACCAACAACTCCCACGGCTGCGTCAACCTGCTCGACGCGGACGCCAAGGACTTCTTCGACTCGGCGCTGATCGGCGACCCGGTGGAGGTCACCGGCTCGCGGCTGTCCAGCCCGACCGGCTCCGACGTCAAAGACTGGTTCTACGACTGGTCCGCCTGGCGGGGTCTGTCTGCTAACAAGTAA
- a CDS encoding alpha/beta fold hydrolase produces the protein MNTEVVGTSGVRIALRVEGAQNSRPLVFVHGWAQSSRAWAAQFADPALTERFRLVAMDLRGHGASDVPAAGYDDPRQWADDLAAVLDFAGPGAIVVGWSYGGLVLTDYLRVHGSAGLAGIVLVGAITEIGRGRAGGKTGAVMRAALPAALSDDPEVAVPALVEFTRSMATGPVPGTYAQDLLGASLAVPPAVRAALFKRDVESAGVLQAVDKPALVVHGTADAVVDPAAAEYSAGKIPGAVQRWFVEAGHLPFVEAAGEFNSALRQFAGQTGQ, from the coding sequence GTGAACACCGAAGTCGTCGGCACCAGCGGAGTGCGCATCGCGCTGCGCGTCGAAGGTGCCCAGAACTCGCGTCCCCTGGTCTTCGTGCACGGCTGGGCGCAGTCGTCCCGGGCGTGGGCCGCGCAGTTCGCGGATCCCGCGCTCACCGAGCGGTTCCGCCTGGTCGCGATGGACCTGCGCGGTCACGGCGCGTCCGACGTGCCGGCCGCGGGCTACGACGATCCGCGCCAGTGGGCTGACGACCTGGCCGCGGTCCTCGACTTCGCGGGCCCCGGCGCGATCGTCGTCGGCTGGTCCTACGGCGGCCTGGTGCTCACCGACTACCTGCGGGTGCACGGGTCCGCCGGGCTGGCCGGGATCGTGCTGGTCGGCGCGATCACCGAGATCGGCCGCGGCCGGGCGGGCGGCAAGACCGGCGCCGTTATGCGGGCCGCGCTGCCTGCCGCGCTGTCCGACGACCCCGAGGTCGCGGTACCCGCGCTGGTCGAGTTCACCCGGTCCATGGCGACCGGCCCGGTGCCCGGCACCTATGCGCAGGACCTGCTCGGCGCGTCGCTGGCCGTGCCGCCGGCCGTCCGGGCCGCGCTGTTCAAGCGGGACGTCGAGAGCGCCGGGGTGCTCCAGGCGGTGGACAAGCCGGCGCTGGTCGTCCACGGCACGGCGGACGCGGTGGTCGACCCGGCGGCGGCGGAATATTCGGCCGGGAAGATTCCGGGGGCGGTTCAGCGTTGGTTCGTTGAGGCCGGGCATCTGCCGTTCGTGGAGGCCGCGGGGGAGTTCAACTCCGCGCTGCGGCAGTTCGCCGGCCAGACAGGCCAGTAG
- the mshA gene encoding D-inositol-3-phosphate glycosyltransferase gives MTISLQGFRRAPRRIAVLSVHTSPLEQPGTGDAGGMNVYVSQTAQEMARRGVEVEVFTRATSSDQPPLAELAPGVTVRHVQAGPFEPLGRDELPAQLCAFTSGVLRAEAFHEPGYYDLIHSHYWLSGQVGWLARDRWGVPLVHTAHTLAKVKNAALADGDKPEPRTRVMGEEQVVAEADCLVANTPVEARQLVELYGAEPHAVHAVPPGVDLERFTPGSQALARQALGLPQDAVVLAFAGRIQPLKAPDVLLHAAAELLRKRPELAPRLVVLVVGGPSGTGLEQPQALRELAVSLGIRDQVRFLPPQPGAALVDVYRAADLVAVPSYNESFGLVALEAQACGTPVVAAEVGGLPVAVVHGVSGLLVPSHGAAEWADALAALALRPDRRRELAANAVEHARRFSWRRTTDSLLDIYAQATLAFRNALDLRTEVAV, from the coding sequence GTGACCATCTCCCTTCAGGGATTTCGCCGTGCGCCGCGCCGGATCGCGGTGCTGTCGGTGCACACCTCGCCGTTGGAGCAGCCCGGCACGGGCGACGCCGGCGGGATGAACGTGTACGTCAGCCAGACCGCGCAGGAAATGGCGCGCCGCGGCGTCGAGGTCGAGGTGTTCACCCGGGCGACGTCCTCGGACCAGCCGCCGCTCGCGGAGCTGGCGCCGGGGGTCACCGTGCGGCACGTGCAGGCCGGGCCGTTCGAGCCGCTGGGCCGTGACGAGCTGCCGGCGCAGCTGTGCGCGTTCACCTCCGGCGTGCTGCGGGCGGAGGCGTTCCACGAGCCGGGTTACTACGACCTGATCCACTCGCACTACTGGCTCTCGGGCCAGGTCGGCTGGCTCGCGCGCGACCGCTGGGGCGTGCCGCTGGTGCACACCGCACACACCCTGGCGAAGGTCAAGAACGCCGCGCTCGCCGACGGCGACAAGCCGGAGCCGCGTACCCGCGTGATGGGCGAGGAGCAGGTGGTCGCCGAGGCCGACTGCCTGGTGGCGAACACCCCGGTGGAGGCCCGCCAGCTGGTCGAGCTGTACGGCGCCGAGCCGCACGCCGTGCACGCCGTGCCGCCGGGAGTGGACCTCGAACGGTTCACCCCGGGTTCGCAGGCGCTCGCGCGGCAGGCGCTCGGGCTGCCGCAGGACGCGGTGGTGCTCGCGTTCGCCGGCCGGATCCAGCCGTTGAAGGCGCCGGACGTGCTGCTCCACGCGGCCGCCGAGCTGCTGCGCAAACGGCCGGAGCTGGCCCCGCGGCTGGTGGTGCTGGTGGTCGGCGGGCCGTCCGGCACCGGGCTGGAGCAGCCGCAGGCGCTGCGCGAGCTGGCCGTCTCGCTCGGCATCCGGGACCAGGTGCGGTTCCTGCCGCCGCAGCCGGGGGCGGCGCTGGTGGACGTCTACCGCGCGGCCGACCTGGTCGCGGTGCCGAGTTACAACGAGTCGTTCGGCCTGGTCGCGCTGGAGGCCCAGGCGTGCGGGACGCCGGTGGTCGCCGCCGAGGTCGGCGGGCTGCCGGTCGCGGTGGTGCACGGCGTCTCCGGGCTGCTGGTGCCCTCGCACGGCGCGGCCGAGTGGGCGGACGCGCTGGCCGCGCTCGCGCTGCGCCCGGACCGGCGCCGTGAGCTGGCCGCGAACGCCGTCGAGCACGCGCGCCGGTTCTCCTGGCGCCGGACCACGGACTCGCTGCTGGACATCTATGCTCAGGCCACCCTGGCGTTCCGCAACGCCCTCGACCTGCGCACGGAGGTGGCGGTGTGA
- a CDS encoding YbjN domain-containing protein, whose translation MSLDATIKSTLDDSGLKYDRRGEGKYFVTLPGTKKLQTNCWLVDGDHAFSVEAFVCRRPDEEHEAVYRFLLQRNARLYGVHYTVDGMGDIYLVGRFGKETVTEAELDKILGQVLEAADGDFNTILEIGFATSIKREWDWRVSRGESLANLQAFKHLMAPATPHEPGLTES comes from the coding sequence GTGAGCCTGGACGCGACGATCAAGTCTACTTTGGACGATTCGGGGCTGAAGTACGACCGCCGCGGCGAGGGCAAGTACTTCGTCACCCTGCCCGGGACCAAGAAGCTGCAGACCAACTGCTGGCTGGTGGACGGCGACCACGCCTTCTCCGTGGAGGCGTTCGTCTGCCGCCGCCCGGACGAGGAGCACGAGGCCGTCTACCGATTCCTGTTGCAGCGCAACGCCAGGCTCTACGGCGTGCACTACACAGTGGACGGTATGGGGGACATCTACCTGGTCGGCCGCTTCGGCAAGGAGACCGTCACCGAGGCCGAGCTGGACAAGATCCTCGGCCAGGTGCTGGAGGCCGCCGACGGCGACTTCAACACGATCCTGGAGATCGGCTTCGCCACCTCGATCAAGCGCGAGTGGGACTGGCGGGTCTCGCGCGGCGAGTCGCTGGCGAACCTCCAGGCGTTCAAGCACCTGATGGCGCCCGCGACCCCGCACGAGCCCGGCTTGACCGAGTCGTGA
- a CDS encoding DUF4349 domain-containing protein: MSSRWRRSLVVAGAGLALVLAGCTSTSAPQSASSGMPATGGGVSANEGAAPAVPKPGASKAPAPTAGQPGTTDRKLARSARLDVKTPKLDDLVSQARAIAAGAGGYTGQESTVASSATLSLAVPAEKLDGVLDQLAALGTVTRRELSAQDVTAQVVDTDARLATQRASVERIRALLAKATSVSEIASVESELTDREATLESLEQQQKSLSGSVAMATVALSVTAETAGVPSTSTDDSSGFLGGLAGGWDAFLGFGGGLLTVLGAVAPFAVLIGLPLGLLGWWLRKRRRAGAGEYPPEPVE, from the coding sequence ATGAGCAGCCGATGGAGACGCTCGCTGGTGGTCGCCGGCGCCGGGCTGGCGCTGGTGCTCGCCGGGTGCACCAGCACCAGCGCGCCGCAGAGCGCGAGCAGCGGGATGCCGGCCACGGGCGGCGGGGTCTCCGCGAACGAGGGCGCGGCGCCCGCCGTGCCGAAGCCGGGTGCGTCGAAAGCCCCGGCGCCGACGGCCGGCCAGCCGGGGACCACCGACCGCAAGCTCGCCCGCAGCGCGCGGCTCGACGTCAAGACCCCGAAGCTGGACGACCTCGTCAGCCAGGCGCGCGCGATCGCGGCGGGCGCCGGGGGTTACACCGGGCAGGAGAGCACGGTCGCGTCTTCGGCGACGCTGAGCCTCGCCGTGCCGGCCGAGAAGCTCGACGGGGTGCTCGACCAGCTCGCCGCGCTCGGGACGGTGACCCGGCGTGAGCTGAGCGCGCAGGACGTCACCGCTCAGGTCGTGGACACCGATGCGCGGCTGGCGACGCAGCGCGCGAGCGTCGAGCGGATCCGGGCGCTGCTGGCGAAGGCGACTTCGGTCTCGGAGATCGCCTCCGTGGAGAGCGAGCTGACCGACCGCGAGGCGACGCTGGAATCACTCGAGCAGCAGCAGAAGTCCCTGTCCGGCAGCGTCGCGATGGCCACGGTCGCGCTGTCCGTGACGGCCGAGACCGCCGGGGTGCCTTCGACCTCAACCGACGATTCGAGCGGGTTCCTGGGCGGGCTGGCCGGCGGCTGGGACGCGTTCCTCGGCTTCGGCGGCGGGCTGCTGACCGTGCTCGGTGCGGTGGCGCCGTTCGCCGTGCTGATCGGCCTGCCACTCGGGCTGCTGGGCTGGTGGCTGCGGAAGCGGCGGCGGGCGGGAGCCGGGGAGTACCCGCCGGAACCCGTTGAGTGA